The following coding sequences are from one Camelina sativa cultivar DH55 unplaced genomic scaffold, Cs unpScaffold01280, whole genome shotgun sequence window:
- the LOC104774069 gene encoding probable inactive ATP-dependent zinc metalloprotease FTSHI 3, chloroplastic (The sequence of the model RefSeq protein was modified relative to this genomic sequence to represent the inferred CDS: added 23 bases not found in genome assembly), whose protein sequence is VEGVDSAKDELVEIVSCLQGSINYKKLGARLPRGVLLVGPPGTGKTLLARAVAGEAGVPFFSVSASEFVELFVGRGAARIRDLFNAARKNSPSIIFIDELDAVGGKRGRSFNDERDQTLNQLLTEMDGFESDTRVIVIAATNRPEALDPALCRPGRFSRKVVVAEPDQEGRRKILAVHLRDVPLEEDAFLICDLVASLTPGFVGADLANIVNEAALLAARRGGEAVAREDIMEAIERAKYGINDKEVRSRTLGNELSKLFPWMPSLARRNGPDQDGLQGPLGYQSLS, encoded by the exons GTTGAGGGTGTTGATTCTGCTAAAGACGAGCTCGTGGag atagtGTCATGTCTTCAAGGAagtataaactacaaaaaactCGGAGCAAGATTACCTAGAGGTGTGCTTTTGGTCGGTCCACCAGGGACCGGTAAGACCTTGTTGGCTCGGGCTGTTGCTGGAGAGGCAGGAGTtccatttttctctgtttctgctaGTGAGTTCGTTGAATTGTTTGTTGGAAGAGGCGCAGCACGGATCAGAGATCTTTTTAATGCAGCCAGGAAAAACTCACCTTCCATAATATTTATTGATGAGCTTGATGCGGTTGGAGGAAAACGTGGTAGGAGTTTCAACGATGAACGTGACCAGACACTAAACCAG TTGCTTACTGAGATGGATGGATTCGAGTCAGACACAAGAGTCATTGTAATTGCAGCAACGAACAGACCGGAAGCGTTAGACCCAGCTCTTTGTCGGCCCGGAAGGTTCTCTAGAAAAGTTGTGGTTGCAGAACCAGACCAAGAAGGCCGTAGGAAAATCTTGGCTGTGCATCTGAGAGACGTCCCTCTAGAAGAAGATGCGTTTCTCATATGTGATTTAGTTGCTTCTCTAACTCCCGGATTCGTAGGTGCTGATCTGGCCAATATTGTCAATGAAGCTGCATTGCTTGCTGCTCGTAGAG GCGGGGAAGCGGTGGCACGGGAAGATATAATGGAAGCGATAGAGAGGGCGAAATATGGGATAAATGATAAGGAAGTGAGGTCAAGGACATTAGGAAATGAGCTGAGCAAGCTGTTCCCATGGATGCCATCTTTGGCTAGAAGGAACGGACCAGATCAAGACGGTTTACAAGGACCGT